One Euphorbia lathyris chromosome 1, ddEupLath1.1, whole genome shotgun sequence DNA segment encodes these proteins:
- the LOC136222409 gene encoding histone H3.2-like has translation MARTKQTARKSTGGKAPRKQLATKAARKSAPATGGVKKPHRFRPGTVALREIRKYQKSTELLIRKLPFQRLVREIAQDFKTDLRFQSSAVAALQEASEAYLVGLFEDTNLCAIHAKRVTIMPKDMQLARRIRGERA, from the coding sequence ATGGCTCGTACTAAGCAAACAGCAAGGAAATCCACCGGAGGAAAGGCTCCTCGCAAGCAGCTAGCCACCAAGGCTGCCCGCAAATCAGCTCCGGCTACCGGAGGAGTGAAGAAGCCCCATCGTTTCAGGCCGGGAACAGTGGCTCTGCGAGAGATTAGGAAATACCAGAAGAGCACTGAGCTGCTGATCAGGAAGCTTCCCTTCCAGAGACTGGTGAGAGAAATTGCTCAGGATTTTAAAACGGATCTGAGGTTCCAAAGCAGCGCTGTTGCGGCTCTTCAAGAAGCTTCGGAGGCATACCTGGTTGGACTATTTGAGGACACAAATCTCTGCGCCATTCATGCCAAGAGGGTGACTATTATGCCCAAAGATATGCAATTGGCCCGTAGGATTAGGGGTGAGAGGGCTTAA